One Megalopta genalis isolate 19385.01 chromosome 5, iyMegGena1_principal, whole genome shotgun sequence DNA window includes the following coding sequences:
- the Vsp37A gene encoding vacuolar protein sorting 37A gives MISRIFRGENENVAVKRKRQIDTLKIFNDNVVELREDVEYQVQFNAGERRMAIMVSLSPEFPLEKPVLRVSPPVNHPWCNEYSEITSAPGLLNFTVHSDLGRVVQAIIREFSKNPPQLLEDVSPGPVTSHRDLQGRNSPSYSLQHYSEIPQTSFNSYHATQYPQFSSASTSSCIYNYNQTNAGTQYAMDGCTKFGSPSQHSYNLSGSRNQSLHVSEPTRYNSNQGSYLNSHYVNANYHQHSLTNQLQTKAPQSVVFPELNNLSNEELKRLSEDDDRLDEFLNKHSELKDVHASIDDAIDWVQKTAETNIVKEPELRELQSDVANKVQTVAALKARYDQLIQRYNKLSEVFTPDHIKECLRKAADESHEESERIAEDFLNRKIDVERFLGTYIECRKLGQARRTKEEKLAHQLNELKRAGY, from the exons ATGATATCGCGAATATTCCGTGGCGAAAATGAGAATGTCGCAGTCAAGAGAAAACGGCAGATCGACACGCTGAAAATCTTTAACGACAA TGTGGTAGAATTAAGGGAAGATGTCGAATATCAGGTACAATTCAACGCTGGGGAAAGGAGAATGGCTATCATGGTCTCTTTGTCACCGGAGTTTCCGTTGGAAAAGCCAGTGCTTAGGGTTTCTCCACCTGTGAATCATCCTTGGTGCAACGAATACAGTGAAATCACAAGTGCGCCGGGACTACTTAAC TTTACAGTGCACAGCGATCTTGGTCGAGTTGTTCAAGCAATTATCAGAGAGTTCAGTAAAAATCCTCCGCAATTACTGGAAGATGTCTCTCCAGGACCTGTTACATCGCATAGAG ATTTACAAGGAAGAAATTCCCCGTCGTACTCCCTGCAACACTACTCCGAAATCCCGCAGACATCGTTCAATTCTTATCATGCCACGCAGTACCCACAATTCTCGTCAGCTAGTACAAGTTcttgtatttataattataatcaaaCAAATGCAGGCACCCAGTATGCCATGGACGGATGCACAAAATTCGGGTCACCATCGCAGCATTCGTATAATCTCTCTGGCTCTAGGAACCAGTCGTTACACGTCAGCGAACCAACAAGATACAATTCCAACCAAGGATCGTATTTGAATTCACATTACGTGAACGCGAACTATCATCAACACTCGTTGACGAATCAGCTGCAGACCAAAGCTCCGCAGAGCGTTGTGTTTCCAGAACTGAACAACTTGAGCAATGAGGAATTGAAGCGACTCAGCGAGGACGACGATAGGTTGGACGAGTTCTTGAACAAACATTCCGAGCTGAAAGACGTTCACGCATCCATCGACGACGCGATAGATTGGGTCCAAAAAACTGCCG AGACCAACATTGTCAAAGAACCTGAGCTTAGAGAATTGCAGTCTGACGTAGCGAATAAAGTGCAGACTGTTGCTGCACTGAAGGCTAGATACGATCAGCTGATACAACGATACAATAAACTGTCCGAGGTGTTCACTCCGGACCATATAAAGGAATGTCTGAGAAAGGCGGCAGACGAGAGCCACGAAGAAAGCGAACGGATTGCCGAAGATTTTCTCAATAGGAAAATAGACGTGGAACGTTTCCTCGGCACGTACATTGAGTGTCGGAAGTTGGGTCAAGCGCGGAGAACCAAGGAGGAGAAGCTGGCGCATCAGTTGAACGAATTGAAACGGGCCGGTTATTAA